A region from the Geobacter benzoatilyticus genome encodes:
- the rodA gene encoding rod shape-determining protein RodA, with protein sequence MIDRRLFTNFDWTLLVLVFLISAIGVINIYSASASYNIAGAPYYIKQFYWIVAGLILVLLACSLDYHLLEDVAYWFYGILCVVLVVVLLMGKTSMGATRWLNLGFFSIQPSEPMKVVMIMTLARFLSKYPAVDGFTLRDLIYPLLFIGGPAILIMKQPDLGTAIVVILIACSMIAYVGVRLSALVTCLLATIPAIYLGWHYFLRDYQKNRVLNFINPERDPLGTGYHIIQSKIAVGSGGLLGKGFTLGTQTQLRFLPEQHTDFAFSVFAEEWGFLGCLILLLLYLFLIFWGLHIAGRCNDRFGSLMAVGVTAMLFWHTIINIGMVIGVFPVVGVPLPLFSYGGTSMVTSMIGVGILLNISMRRFMF encoded by the coding sequence ATGATCGATCGCCGGCTTTTTACAAACTTCGACTGGACGCTCCTGGTTCTTGTGTTCCTCATAAGCGCTATCGGGGTAATCAATATCTACAGTGCATCCGCTTCATACAACATTGCGGGGGCACCCTATTACATCAAGCAGTTCTACTGGATAGTTGCCGGCCTTATCCTGGTGCTTCTGGCCTGTAGTCTCGATTACCATTTGCTGGAGGATGTAGCTTACTGGTTCTATGGGATTCTTTGTGTTGTGCTGGTGGTTGTCCTCCTGATGGGGAAAACGTCCATGGGGGCCACCCGCTGGCTTAATCTCGGTTTTTTCAGTATCCAGCCTTCCGAACCGATGAAGGTGGTCATGATTATGACCCTGGCACGGTTTCTTTCCAAATATCCGGCCGTTGACGGCTTTACCCTGAGGGACCTCATATATCCGCTCCTCTTTATAGGGGGGCCTGCAATTCTTATTATGAAGCAGCCGGACCTGGGAACTGCAATCGTTGTCATTCTCATCGCCTGCTCCATGATTGCCTATGTGGGCGTGCGTCTGTCGGCGCTCGTGACCTGCCTGTTGGCGACCATTCCTGCGATATACCTGGGTTGGCACTACTTTTTGCGTGATTATCAGAAAAACAGGGTACTTAACTTCATCAATCCGGAGCGCGACCCTCTTGGAACGGGCTATCACATCATTCAGAGCAAGATAGCAGTCGGTTCCGGGGGGCTATTAGGCAAAGGGTTCACCTTGGGCACCCAGACTCAGCTCCGCTTTCTTCCTGAGCAGCATACTGATTTTGCATTTTCAGTTTTTGCTGAAGAGTGGGGATTCCTTGGGTGCTTGATACTGCTGCTCCTATATCTTTTCCTTATTTTCTGGGGGCTGCATATTGCCGGCAGGTGTAACGACCGCTTCGGCAGTCTTATGGCTGTCGGGGTAACGGCCATGCTTTTCTGGCATACAATCATAAATATCGGCATGGTGATTGGGGTTTTCCCCGTTGTCGGCGTTCCCCTCCCGCTATTTTCCTACGGGGGCACTTCCATGGTTACCTCCATGATAGGAGTGGGGATACTGCTAAACATCAGCATGCGGAGATTTATGTTCTAG
- a CDS encoding IPT/TIG domain-containing protein: MKKKVLLSMSLVAGLVLGVTAVNWANVPPPPVNQTLGIADTKFGNLTMTECKQCHTGTDTQLAEMHHALINTVTPAASCIRNASDPATLTTGCHVLVSDGTGGFVFDDFRDCLKCHTSSPHHVTTAALQRDCQKCHGSLIDNPLDGHYIPTYGISSVTPLPDGRTVAVPGTNETAVVQGCEACHQADATATPKPIFSNADTHHGTGIGQPGQGDCTWCHSVTSSITIRQCEACHGVKSLHNIQADTPAAANLGTIVPGSEDLGYGHIGNNWDCNGCHWSWYGNSAPFTAATVPFISGQNVLTAHVGQETTLTLNGNAFTNIGGDGSTVYNPTVTISDGSNTITLQPFSVTESEIKVLVPALLEGVYDVKVAKEGVQSNLAKLTVVPDVVCKSAVLSKTTLTITGQNFGAVPPADYNSGLGVFVGDEAAKILSWSNTKIVASSKSFKAGAQVVVKTLYGPVSGTIAAVTKKTR; this comes from the coding sequence ATGAAAAAGAAGGTTTTGTTGAGCATGTCGCTCGTAGCTGGACTTGTCCTTGGCGTTACCGCCGTTAACTGGGCAAACGTTCCTCCTCCGCCGGTAAACCAGACCCTGGGGATCGCCGATACTAAATTCGGCAATCTGACCATGACTGAATGTAAGCAGTGCCATACGGGTACCGATACCCAGCTTGCCGAAATGCACCACGCGCTGATCAATACCGTAACTCCCGCAGCAAGCTGTATCCGTAATGCCAGTGATCCCGCAACCCTTACTACCGGTTGCCACGTGCTGGTTTCCGATGGCACCGGCGGATTCGTGTTTGACGATTTCCGCGATTGCCTCAAGTGCCACACCTCTTCGCCGCACCACGTTACGACGGCTGCTCTTCAGAGAGACTGCCAGAAGTGCCACGGCAGCCTTATTGATAACCCTCTCGACGGCCACTACATCCCCACCTATGGCATTTCGTCCGTGACCCCGCTGCCGGACGGAAGGACAGTTGCAGTTCCCGGTACCAACGAAACTGCTGTTGTCCAGGGTTGTGAAGCTTGCCACCAGGCCGATGCCACTGCAACGCCGAAGCCGATCTTCAGCAACGCCGATACCCACCACGGAACCGGCATTGGTCAACCTGGCCAGGGTGACTGCACCTGGTGCCACTCTGTGACTTCCTCGATCACTATTCGTCAGTGCGAGGCCTGCCACGGCGTGAAGTCGCTCCACAACATCCAGGCCGACACTCCGGCTGCCGCCAACCTCGGTACGATTGTCCCCGGTTCGGAAGATCTCGGTTATGGCCACATCGGCAACAACTGGGATTGCAACGGCTGCCACTGGTCCTGGTATGGCAACTCTGCACCGTTTACTGCTGCCACTGTTCCGTTCATCAGCGGTCAGAACGTCCTTACGGCCCATGTTGGCCAGGAGACCACTCTTACCCTGAACGGTAATGCTTTCACTAACATCGGTGGCGATGGCTCTACGGTGTATAACCCGACCGTAACCATTTCCGATGGTTCCAACACCATTACCCTCCAGCCCTTCTCGGTTACCGAGAGCGAGATCAAGGTGCTTGTGCCTGCTCTCCTCGAAGGCGTCTATGACGTGAAAGTGGCCAAAGAAGGCGTCCAGAGCAACCTGGCAAAACTGACCGTCGTTCCTGACGTGGTGTGCAAGTCTGCTGTCCTCAGCAAGACCACTCTGACCATCACCGGCCAGAACTTCGGTGCTGTTCCTCCTGCCGATTACAACTCCGGCCTGGGAGTCTTTGTTGGCGATGAAGCTGCCAAAATCCTTTCCTGGAGCAACACTAAGATCGTTGCTTCAAGCAAGAGCTTCAAAGCTGGCGCCCAGGTTGTCGTGAAGACCCTTTATGGGCCGGTTTCCGGTACCATTGCTGCTGTTACCAAGAAGACCCGGTAA
- a CDS encoding peptidylprolyl isomerase translates to MIHFCKVPRMNALVKNALGVMTVIMAVSLMIGIVTAESGPEKAGKTVVAKVNGTDIYLDELVPMVEMAKARYRKSGYRAFTPDFETKILRQELDGLIDKELLVQAAAGIHEKEFVEKVELRMKTITQARFQNATTAEKVNPASLSPQHLESLRNDALVEEYLDKRGVAGLQVPENDVQEFYEKNKKSFTEPEKVKASHILIGLSRNANGDEVEKARTKALQISNELKNGGDFAELAKKNSICATAANGGDLGYIQPGFMPKDFNTVAFALKPGETSEPVRTQHGFHIIRVYEKQPARVPELAEVKDTISKYLINAYKRKKIDEILAELKKKAQIESHIN, encoded by the coding sequence ATGATTCACTTCTGCAAGGTGCCGAGAATGAATGCTCTGGTGAAAAATGCCCTGGGGGTAATGACCGTAATTATGGCCGTTTCCCTTATGATCGGGATTGTTACGGCTGAGTCCGGTCCTGAGAAGGCAGGTAAAACCGTTGTCGCCAAGGTCAATGGAACGGACATTTACCTCGATGAACTGGTTCCCATGGTGGAGATGGCCAAAGCCCGCTACAGGAAATCCGGATACAGGGCGTTCACGCCGGATTTTGAGACTAAGATCCTGCGTCAGGAGCTTGATGGCCTGATTGATAAGGAACTCCTCGTGCAGGCGGCAGCGGGGATCCATGAAAAAGAATTTGTAGAAAAGGTTGAACTTCGGATGAAAACGATTACACAGGCGCGGTTTCAAAACGCGACCACTGCTGAAAAGGTCAATCCTGCCTCCTTGAGCCCACAGCATCTGGAAAGCCTGAGAAATGATGCCCTCGTTGAGGAATATCTCGACAAAAGAGGCGTCGCCGGCCTTCAGGTGCCTGAAAATGATGTGCAAGAATTCTACGAGAAGAATAAAAAAAGTTTTACCGAGCCGGAGAAGGTGAAGGCGAGTCATATCCTCATAGGGCTATCGAGGAATGCCAATGGCGATGAGGTTGAAAAAGCCCGGACGAAGGCCCTGCAAATCAGCAATGAGCTGAAAAATGGGGGCGATTTTGCCGAGTTGGCGAAGAAAAACTCGATTTGCGCCACTGCGGCAAACGGCGGCGACCTTGGCTACATCCAGCCGGGTTTCATGCCGAAGGATTTTAACACGGTTGCTTTTGCGCTTAAGCCTGGGGAGACAAGTGAGCCTGTCCGGACTCAACATGGTTTCCATATCATAAGAGTTTATGAAAAACAGCCGGCTCGCGTTCCAGAACTCGCAGAAGTAAAGGATACGATATCGAAATATCTCATCAATGCTTACAAACGGAAAAAGATTGATGAGATCCTTGCGGAGTTGAAGAAGAAGGCACAGATCGAGTCGCACATCAACTGA
- a CDS encoding S8 family serine peptidase: MILLLLATVLPAKAADRKMLVGFREQLNLTTQEKQEKIHRAGGRIKRSHKFVNVIAAQLPENEIKRLKDDPSVAYVEEDVVVRAVEPMQALGTTSQEYLDSWGVSHIGADAVVQAGIKGSGIKVAILDTGIDYNHPDLAANYMGGYNFVYDNDDPFDDSMNAYIPTGHGTHVAGIVGALDNGTGVVGVAPGVSLYALKVLNAGLAGDVSDVIAGIEWAINNKVQIISMSIGSSLFSQALKDACDKAAQAGIILVAAAGNYNNSYIEYPAAFDSVIAVTATRPDDTRPLYNYGPEMELAAPGVSIKSTVPGGGYGYLTGTSQAAPHVAGVAALLLSSGITDDNGNGSVADEVRQRLAATARDLGDTGLDVYFGYGLVDAARAVGVSVPSDSTPPVFTSTPVTTAKEGTAYTYAALATDADGDSITYSLAAAPAGMVIDAAKGIVSWTPTYKQAGSYTVTIRAADGSGLFAEQTYSLTVADAARRVRVIRTGGKLRGDAVVIPLEQGTYTINVTNAGLKRISIKSADGIRPEEPLESFLFHSRTPQVIELDYATDAATSITVTPYGKPGAFADITVSRNS; this comes from the coding sequence ATGATACTTCTGCTTCTTGCCACGGTATTACCGGCCAAGGCCGCAGATAGAAAGATGCTGGTCGGTTTCCGCGAACAGCTTAATCTGACCACTCAAGAGAAACAGGAAAAAATTCACCGGGCAGGTGGCCGCATCAAGCGTTCGCACAAATTCGTGAATGTGATTGCCGCCCAGTTGCCTGAAAATGAAATCAAGCGCCTGAAGGACGACCCCTCTGTTGCGTATGTGGAGGAAGATGTCGTCGTCAGGGCTGTTGAACCGATGCAGGCTTTGGGTACCACCTCTCAGGAGTACCTGGATTCCTGGGGAGTCTCGCATATAGGTGCTGATGCAGTTGTCCAGGCGGGCATCAAGGGTTCCGGGATAAAAGTGGCTATCCTCGATACCGGCATCGACTACAACCATCCTGATCTGGCAGCCAATTACATGGGTGGTTACAACTTTGTATATGACAACGACGATCCATTCGATGACTCGATGAATGCTTATATTCCCACCGGACATGGGACTCACGTGGCCGGCATTGTTGGTGCCCTGGACAATGGCACCGGTGTCGTCGGCGTGGCCCCCGGCGTCTCTCTCTATGCTCTCAAGGTGCTCAATGCCGGGCTGGCGGGGGATGTGAGCGATGTCATTGCGGGCATTGAATGGGCGATAAACAATAAAGTGCAGATTATCAGCATGAGTATCGGATCTTCGCTCTTCTCCCAGGCGCTTAAGGATGCCTGTGACAAGGCGGCCCAGGCCGGGATTATTCTCGTGGCGGCTGCGGGCAATTACAATAATTCGTATATCGAATATCCCGCTGCATTTGATTCGGTGATTGCGGTGACGGCAACACGCCCTGACGACACCCGGCCCTTGTATAATTACGGTCCGGAAATGGAGCTTGCCGCTCCTGGCGTCAGCATTAAATCTACCGTGCCCGGTGGCGGTTATGGGTACCTGACAGGCACGTCCCAGGCTGCTCCCCATGTTGCCGGAGTCGCGGCTCTTCTCCTGTCGTCAGGGATAACGGATGACAATGGCAATGGCAGTGTCGCCGATGAGGTTCGTCAGAGGCTTGCCGCAACGGCCAGGGACCTGGGCGATACCGGCCTGGATGTTTACTTCGGTTACGGATTGGTTGATGCCGCGCGCGCAGTCGGGGTTTCTGTTCCATCGGACTCCACTCCGCCGGTTTTTACAAGTACTCCGGTAACCACTGCCAAGGAAGGCACAGCTTACACCTACGCTGCGCTTGCCACTGATGCCGATGGCGACAGCATTACCTACAGCCTTGCGGCTGCCCCTGCGGGTATGGTTATTGATGCAGCCAAAGGGATAGTGAGCTGGACTCCGACGTACAAACAGGCCGGGAGCTATACCGTAACCATCCGTGCTGCCGACGGCAGCGGCCTCTTTGCCGAGCAGACATACTCCCTTACGGTGGCCGATGCGGCAAGGCGCGTCAGGGTTATCCGAACCGGAGGGAAGTTAAGGGGCGACGCGGTTGTTATTCCCCTCGAACAAGGGACATACACGATCAATGTGACCAACGCGGGCCTGAAAAGAATCAGCATCAAGTCGGCCGATGGTATTCGCCCTGAAGAACCTTTAGAATCGTTTCTGTTTCACAGCAGAACGCCACAGGTGATCGAGTTGGACTATGCCACCGATGCGGCAACCTCAATTACCGTGACACCTTACGGAAAACCGGGGGCGTTTGCCGATATCACGGTTTCCCGTAACTCCTGA